From Peromyscus maniculatus bairdii isolate BWxNUB_F1_BW_parent chromosome 8, HU_Pman_BW_mat_3.1, whole genome shotgun sequence, a single genomic window includes:
- the Cpsf4l gene encoding putative cleavage and polyadenylation specificity factor subunit 4-like protein produces the protein MEEVIAGLEGFTFAFEQDVELQKGTGLLPFQGMDKSSSAVCNFFAKGLCRKGMLCPLRHETGEKMVVCKHWLRGLCRKGDGCNFLHQYDVNKMPVCYFHSKFGSCSNKDCSFLHVKPAPKTQSCPWYDQGFCKDGPLCKYRHVHQAMCPDYFTGFCPKGPKCQLGHPKMSAALHPRIVKVSLVNQPRNPATPASSGNILAAPSQAKPMVYHQKRWTLPPACSSRAQPAP, from the exons ATGGAGGAGGTCATCGCAGGGCTGGAAGGGTTCACGTTTGCCTTTGAGCAGGATGTGGAATTGCAGAAGGGCACTGGGCTCCTGCCTTTCCAGGGCATGGACA AGTCCAGCTCAGCTGTGTGCAACTTCTTCGCTAAGGGGCTCTGTAGGAAAG GGATGCTGTGCCCACTTCGGCACGAGACGGGCGAGAAGATGGTAGTGTGCAAACACTGGCTCCGAGGGCTTTGCCGAAAGGGTGATGGCTGCAACTTCCTGCACCAGTACGACGTCAACAAGATGCCGGTGTGCTACTTCCACTCAAAGTTCG GTTCCTGCAGCAACAAGGACTGCTCCTTCCTCCACGTGAAGCCAGCTCCCAAGACCCAGAGCTGCCCTTGGTATGACCAAGGGTTCTGCAAGGATG GTCCCCTGTGTAAATACCGCCATGTCCATCAAGCAATGTGTCCCGACTACTTCACTGGCTTCTGCCCCAAGGGACCTAAGTGCCAGCTTGGGCA tcccaAGATGAGTGCCGCACTCCACCCCAGGATTGTGAAGGTAAGT CTTGTCAACCAGCCAAGGAATCCAGCAACTCCAGCTTCTTCTGGCAACATTCTAGCAGCCCCCTCCCAGGCAAAGCCCATGGTGTACCATCAGAAGAGGTGgaccctgcctcctgcctgcagctCAAGGGCCCAGCCTGCACCATAG
- the Mtnap1 gene encoding mitochondrial nucleoid-associated protein 1 isoform X2 yields MGDAGPRMEVCPYCKKPFKRLKTHLPHCKMISADQKVYQSKPATLSRATKEKRPTKDLTKAKRKGLETESVKGNVKSEKGRSAWTAATFPLPADVLERAGTAEAGGEARDQNQPSFQAPKHATPKVTRASDTPSPEKELARDVTGSKGSPCHPSETEASVRVGSMAPVLSNQDRTYSSAQPHAKPATSASLKLDTLDPQRQKLLAKFLDVPVSDCHSPKNGSHGVPRGGSSVLSRGSISRDGGHLSGVSPNPANAETQQKSESLLLGLHPAPLAKTQVREHQELGLGAEVCRSKGDTGNSMSATEVQEQAYLGLGGQDPISPTKAKAETALALLDVFTPPEGTSNKLLSIPESGRQCLTSLAVKSPPEDKTQFYGQSQVPAIPLLVGSKRDVLEPTSFRQPHAAQTGYHIPSYSAPYPVSRSSLISHVAAADSEVPPRSVGLEWFPELYPGYVGLGVLPRRPQHWNSVSHMPPPTTSQGASISKVPWLGRSSADSGSSEPLALTTSSFPLTRLLGAVHTGWVRCSTTIKKSSVGGLTMLFAGYFILCCSWSFKQMKLQRWRK; encoded by the exons ATGGGTGATGCTGGTCCCAGAATGGAAGTGTGTCCTTATTGTAAGAAGCCATTTAAGCGATTAAAAACCCACTTGCCACACTGTAAGATGATATCTGCTGATCAAAAAGTGTATCAGTCCAAGCCAGCTACACTTTCACGTGCTACAAAAGAGAAGAGGCCTACCAAAGACCTAACCAAAGCTAAAAGGAAAGGGCTAGAGACAGAGAGTGTGAAAGGAAATGTGAAATCAGAAAAGGGCAGATCAGCATGGACAGCTGCCACCTTTCCCCTGCCGGCGGATGTCTTGGAAAGAGCGGgtacagcagaggcaggaggagaagccAGAGATCAAAATCAGCCCTCCTTCCAGGCACCCAAACATGCCACGCCAAAGGTGACTCGTGCATCAGACACCCCCTCTCCTGAGAAAGAACTTGCCAGAGATGTGACTGGATCCAAGGGAAGTCCATGTCATCCCTCAGAGACCGAAGCGTCTGTACGGGTGGGCTCAATGGCACCAGTTTTATCTAATCAAGATAGAACATACTCCTCAGCTCAGCCTCATGCTAAACCAGCCACTTCTGCCAGTCTGAAATTGGACACACTCGATCCCCAAAGACAGAAGCTTCTGGCAAAATTCTTAGATGTGCCTGTTAGTGATTGTCATTCTCCAAAGAATGGCAGCCATGGGGTTCCGAGAGGAGGATCCTCAGTGTTGAGCAGGGGAAGCATTTCCCGAGACGGAGGCCACCTCTCAGGAGTCTCTCCCAACCCTGCCAATGCTGAGACTCAGCAGAAGTCAGAATCACTCCTCTTGGGCCTTCATCCCGCTCCACTGGCTAAAACACAAGTCAGAGAGCACCAGGAACTTGGCCTCGGAGCAGAAGTGTGCCGTAGCAAGGGAGATACTGGGAACAGCATGTCTGCCACAGAAGTACAGGAACAGGCTTACTTAGGCCTTGGTGGTCAGGACCCCATTTCCCCCACAAAGGCAAAAGCAGAGACAGCCCTTGCACTTTTGGACGTATTTACTCCACCAGAGGGAACTTCGAATAAGCTTCTCTCTATACCAGAATCAGGGCGCCAGTGCCTCACCTCTCTGGCTGTGAAGTCTCCTCCAGAAGACAAAACCCAATTCTATGGCCAGAGTCAAGTCCCTGCCATACCGCTATTAGTGGGAAGCAAGAGGGACGTTCTGGAACCCACGTCTTTCCGCCAACCCCATGCAGCCCAGACAGGGTACCACATACCATCATATTCAGCTCCGTACCCTGTTTCTAGAAGCTCCCTCATCAGTCATGTTGCTGCTGCTGACTCAGAGGTTCCTCCCCGGTCCGTGGGACTGGAGTGGTTTCCAGAACTCTATCCTGGTTACGTTGGTCTAGGAGTATTGCCAAGGAGGCCTCAGCATTGGAACTCAGTGTCTCACATGCCTCCTCCTACCACTTCCCAGGGTGCGAGTATCTCAAAAG TTCCTTGGTTGGGACGAAGTTCGGCTGATAGCGGGAGTTCGGAACCCCTGGCGCTTACAACCTCCAGCTTCCCTCTAACGAGGCTCTTGGGAGCTGTGCACACAG GCTGGGTGAGGTGCAGTACCACCATCAAGAAGAGCAGTGTTGGAGGCCTCACAATGCTCTTCGCTGGCTACTTCATCCTGTGTTGTAGTTGGAGCTTCAAGCAAATGA AGCTGCAGCGCTGGCGCAAGTAA
- the Mtnap1 gene encoding mitochondrial nucleoid-associated protein 1 isoform X1 gives MGDAGPRMEVCPYCKKPFKRLKTHLPHCKMISADQKVYQSKPATLSRATKEKRPTKDLTKAKRKGLETESVKGNVKSEKGRSAWTAATFPLPADVLERAGTAEAGGEARDQNQPSFQAPKHATPKVTRASDTPSPEKELARDVTGSKGSPCHPSETEASVRVGSMAPVLSNQDRTYSSAQPHAKPATSASLKLDTLDPQRQKLLAKFLDVPVSDCHSPKNGSHGVPRGGSSVLSRGSISRDGGHLSGVSPNPANAETQQKSESLLLGLHPAPLAKTQVREHQELGLGAEVCRSKGDTGNSMSATEVQEQAYLGLGGQDPISPTKAKAETALALLDVFTPPEGTSNKLLSIPESGRQCLTSLAVKSPPEDKTQFYGQSQVPAIPLLVGSKRDVLEPTSFRQPHAAQTGYHIPSYSAPYPVSRSSLISHVAAADSEVPPRSVGLEWFPELYPGYVGLGVLPRRPQHWNSVSHMPPPTTSQGASISKVPWLGRSSADSGSSEPLALTTSSFPLTRLLGAVHTGWVRCSTTIKKSSVGGLTMLFAGYFILCCSWSFKQMSKPSSSVA, from the exons ATGGGTGATGCTGGTCCCAGAATGGAAGTGTGTCCTTATTGTAAGAAGCCATTTAAGCGATTAAAAACCCACTTGCCACACTGTAAGATGATATCTGCTGATCAAAAAGTGTATCAGTCCAAGCCAGCTACACTTTCACGTGCTACAAAAGAGAAGAGGCCTACCAAAGACCTAACCAAAGCTAAAAGGAAAGGGCTAGAGACAGAGAGTGTGAAAGGAAATGTGAAATCAGAAAAGGGCAGATCAGCATGGACAGCTGCCACCTTTCCCCTGCCGGCGGATGTCTTGGAAAGAGCGGgtacagcagaggcaggaggagaagccAGAGATCAAAATCAGCCCTCCTTCCAGGCACCCAAACATGCCACGCCAAAGGTGACTCGTGCATCAGACACCCCCTCTCCTGAGAAAGAACTTGCCAGAGATGTGACTGGATCCAAGGGAAGTCCATGTCATCCCTCAGAGACCGAAGCGTCTGTACGGGTGGGCTCAATGGCACCAGTTTTATCTAATCAAGATAGAACATACTCCTCAGCTCAGCCTCATGCTAAACCAGCCACTTCTGCCAGTCTGAAATTGGACACACTCGATCCCCAAAGACAGAAGCTTCTGGCAAAATTCTTAGATGTGCCTGTTAGTGATTGTCATTCTCCAAAGAATGGCAGCCATGGGGTTCCGAGAGGAGGATCCTCAGTGTTGAGCAGGGGAAGCATTTCCCGAGACGGAGGCCACCTCTCAGGAGTCTCTCCCAACCCTGCCAATGCTGAGACTCAGCAGAAGTCAGAATCACTCCTCTTGGGCCTTCATCCCGCTCCACTGGCTAAAACACAAGTCAGAGAGCACCAGGAACTTGGCCTCGGAGCAGAAGTGTGCCGTAGCAAGGGAGATACTGGGAACAGCATGTCTGCCACAGAAGTACAGGAACAGGCTTACTTAGGCCTTGGTGGTCAGGACCCCATTTCCCCCACAAAGGCAAAAGCAGAGACAGCCCTTGCACTTTTGGACGTATTTACTCCACCAGAGGGAACTTCGAATAAGCTTCTCTCTATACCAGAATCAGGGCGCCAGTGCCTCACCTCTCTGGCTGTGAAGTCTCCTCCAGAAGACAAAACCCAATTCTATGGCCAGAGTCAAGTCCCTGCCATACCGCTATTAGTGGGAAGCAAGAGGGACGTTCTGGAACCCACGTCTTTCCGCCAACCCCATGCAGCCCAGACAGGGTACCACATACCATCATATTCAGCTCCGTACCCTGTTTCTAGAAGCTCCCTCATCAGTCATGTTGCTGCTGCTGACTCAGAGGTTCCTCCCCGGTCCGTGGGACTGGAGTGGTTTCCAGAACTCTATCCTGGTTACGTTGGTCTAGGAGTATTGCCAAGGAGGCCTCAGCATTGGAACTCAGTGTCTCACATGCCTCCTCCTACCACTTCCCAGGGTGCGAGTATCTCAAAAG TTCCTTGGTTGGGACGAAGTTCGGCTGATAGCGGGAGTTCGGAACCCCTGGCGCTTACAACCTCCAGCTTCCCTCTAACGAGGCTCTTGGGAGCTGTGCACACAG GCTGGGTGAGGTGCAGTACCACCATCAAGAAGAGCAGTGTTGGAGGCCTCACAATGCTCTTCGCTGGCTACTTCATCCTGTGTTGTAGTTGGAGCTTCAAGCAAATGAGTAAGCCGTCATCATCGGTAGCTTAA
- the Mtnap1 gene encoding mitochondrial nucleoid-associated protein 1 isoform X4, which yields MGDAGPRMEVCPYCKKPFKRLKTHLPHCKMISADQKVYQSKPATLSRATKEKRPTKDLTKAKRKGLETESVKGNVKSEKGRSAWTAATFPLPADVLERAGTAEAGGEARDQNQPSFQAPKHATPKVTRASDTPSPEKELARDVTGSKGSPCHPSETEASVRVGSMAPVLSNQDRTYSSAQPHAKPATSASLKLDTLDPQRQKLLAKFLDVPVSDCHSPKNGSHGVPRGGSSVLSRGSISRDGGHLSGVSPNPANAETQQKSESLLLGLHPAPLAKTQVREHQELGLGAEVCRSKGDTGNSMSATEVQEQAYLGLGGQDPISPTKAKAETALALLDVFTPPEGTSNKLLSIPESGRQCLTSLAVKSPPEDKTQFYGQSQVPAIPLLVGSKRDVLEPTSFRQPHAAQTGYHIPSYSAPYPVSRSSLISHVAAADSEVPPRSVGLEWFPELYPGYVGLGVLPRRPQHWNSVSHMPPPTTSQGASISKGWVRCSTTIKKSSVGGLTMLFAGYFILCCSWSFKQMKLQRWRK from the exons ATGGGTGATGCTGGTCCCAGAATGGAAGTGTGTCCTTATTGTAAGAAGCCATTTAAGCGATTAAAAACCCACTTGCCACACTGTAAGATGATATCTGCTGATCAAAAAGTGTATCAGTCCAAGCCAGCTACACTTTCACGTGCTACAAAAGAGAAGAGGCCTACCAAAGACCTAACCAAAGCTAAAAGGAAAGGGCTAGAGACAGAGAGTGTGAAAGGAAATGTGAAATCAGAAAAGGGCAGATCAGCATGGACAGCTGCCACCTTTCCCCTGCCGGCGGATGTCTTGGAAAGAGCGGgtacagcagaggcaggaggagaagccAGAGATCAAAATCAGCCCTCCTTCCAGGCACCCAAACATGCCACGCCAAAGGTGACTCGTGCATCAGACACCCCCTCTCCTGAGAAAGAACTTGCCAGAGATGTGACTGGATCCAAGGGAAGTCCATGTCATCCCTCAGAGACCGAAGCGTCTGTACGGGTGGGCTCAATGGCACCAGTTTTATCTAATCAAGATAGAACATACTCCTCAGCTCAGCCTCATGCTAAACCAGCCACTTCTGCCAGTCTGAAATTGGACACACTCGATCCCCAAAGACAGAAGCTTCTGGCAAAATTCTTAGATGTGCCTGTTAGTGATTGTCATTCTCCAAAGAATGGCAGCCATGGGGTTCCGAGAGGAGGATCCTCAGTGTTGAGCAGGGGAAGCATTTCCCGAGACGGAGGCCACCTCTCAGGAGTCTCTCCCAACCCTGCCAATGCTGAGACTCAGCAGAAGTCAGAATCACTCCTCTTGGGCCTTCATCCCGCTCCACTGGCTAAAACACAAGTCAGAGAGCACCAGGAACTTGGCCTCGGAGCAGAAGTGTGCCGTAGCAAGGGAGATACTGGGAACAGCATGTCTGCCACAGAAGTACAGGAACAGGCTTACTTAGGCCTTGGTGGTCAGGACCCCATTTCCCCCACAAAGGCAAAAGCAGAGACAGCCCTTGCACTTTTGGACGTATTTACTCCACCAGAGGGAACTTCGAATAAGCTTCTCTCTATACCAGAATCAGGGCGCCAGTGCCTCACCTCTCTGGCTGTGAAGTCTCCTCCAGAAGACAAAACCCAATTCTATGGCCAGAGTCAAGTCCCTGCCATACCGCTATTAGTGGGAAGCAAGAGGGACGTTCTGGAACCCACGTCTTTCCGCCAACCCCATGCAGCCCAGACAGGGTACCACATACCATCATATTCAGCTCCGTACCCTGTTTCTAGAAGCTCCCTCATCAGTCATGTTGCTGCTGCTGACTCAGAGGTTCCTCCCCGGTCCGTGGGACTGGAGTGGTTTCCAGAACTCTATCCTGGTTACGTTGGTCTAGGAGTATTGCCAAGGAGGCCTCAGCATTGGAACTCAGTGTCTCACATGCCTCCTCCTACCACTTCCCAGGGTGCGAGTATCTCAAAAG GCTGGGTGAGGTGCAGTACCACCATCAAGAAGAGCAGTGTTGGAGGCCTCACAATGCTCTTCGCTGGCTACTTCATCCTGTGTTGTAGTTGGAGCTTCAAGCAAATGA AGCTGCAGCGCTGGCGCAAGTAA
- the Mtnap1 gene encoding mitochondrial nucleoid-associated protein 1 isoform X3, protein MGDAGPRMEVCPYCKKPFKRLKTHLPHCKMISADQKVYQSKPATLSRATKEKRPTKDLTKAKRKGLETESVKGNVKSEKGRSAWTAATFPLPADVLERAGTAEAGGEARDQNQPSFQAPKHATPKVTRASDTPSPEKELARDVTGSKGSPCHPSETEASVRVGSMAPVLSNQDRTYSSAQPHAKPATSASLKLDTLDPQRQKLLAKFLDVPVSDCHSPKNGSHGVPRGGSSVLSRGSISRDGGHLSGVSPNPANAETQQKSESLLLGLHPAPLAKTQVREHQELGLGAEVCRSKGDTGNSMSATEVQEQAYLGLGGQDPISPTKAKAETALALLDVFTPPEGTSNKLLSIPESGRQCLTSLAVKSPPEDKTQFYGQSQVPAIPLLVGSKRDVLEPTSFRQPHAAQTGYHIPSYSAPYPVSRSSLISHVAAADSEVPPRSVGLEWFPELYPGYVGLGVLPRRPQHWNSVSHMPPPTTSQGASISKGWVRCSTTIKKSSVGGLTMLFAGYFILCCSWSFKQMSKPSSSVA, encoded by the exons ATGGGTGATGCTGGTCCCAGAATGGAAGTGTGTCCTTATTGTAAGAAGCCATTTAAGCGATTAAAAACCCACTTGCCACACTGTAAGATGATATCTGCTGATCAAAAAGTGTATCAGTCCAAGCCAGCTACACTTTCACGTGCTACAAAAGAGAAGAGGCCTACCAAAGACCTAACCAAAGCTAAAAGGAAAGGGCTAGAGACAGAGAGTGTGAAAGGAAATGTGAAATCAGAAAAGGGCAGATCAGCATGGACAGCTGCCACCTTTCCCCTGCCGGCGGATGTCTTGGAAAGAGCGGgtacagcagaggcaggaggagaagccAGAGATCAAAATCAGCCCTCCTTCCAGGCACCCAAACATGCCACGCCAAAGGTGACTCGTGCATCAGACACCCCCTCTCCTGAGAAAGAACTTGCCAGAGATGTGACTGGATCCAAGGGAAGTCCATGTCATCCCTCAGAGACCGAAGCGTCTGTACGGGTGGGCTCAATGGCACCAGTTTTATCTAATCAAGATAGAACATACTCCTCAGCTCAGCCTCATGCTAAACCAGCCACTTCTGCCAGTCTGAAATTGGACACACTCGATCCCCAAAGACAGAAGCTTCTGGCAAAATTCTTAGATGTGCCTGTTAGTGATTGTCATTCTCCAAAGAATGGCAGCCATGGGGTTCCGAGAGGAGGATCCTCAGTGTTGAGCAGGGGAAGCATTTCCCGAGACGGAGGCCACCTCTCAGGAGTCTCTCCCAACCCTGCCAATGCTGAGACTCAGCAGAAGTCAGAATCACTCCTCTTGGGCCTTCATCCCGCTCCACTGGCTAAAACACAAGTCAGAGAGCACCAGGAACTTGGCCTCGGAGCAGAAGTGTGCCGTAGCAAGGGAGATACTGGGAACAGCATGTCTGCCACAGAAGTACAGGAACAGGCTTACTTAGGCCTTGGTGGTCAGGACCCCATTTCCCCCACAAAGGCAAAAGCAGAGACAGCCCTTGCACTTTTGGACGTATTTACTCCACCAGAGGGAACTTCGAATAAGCTTCTCTCTATACCAGAATCAGGGCGCCAGTGCCTCACCTCTCTGGCTGTGAAGTCTCCTCCAGAAGACAAAACCCAATTCTATGGCCAGAGTCAAGTCCCTGCCATACCGCTATTAGTGGGAAGCAAGAGGGACGTTCTGGAACCCACGTCTTTCCGCCAACCCCATGCAGCCCAGACAGGGTACCACATACCATCATATTCAGCTCCGTACCCTGTTTCTAGAAGCTCCCTCATCAGTCATGTTGCTGCTGCTGACTCAGAGGTTCCTCCCCGGTCCGTGGGACTGGAGTGGTTTCCAGAACTCTATCCTGGTTACGTTGGTCTAGGAGTATTGCCAAGGAGGCCTCAGCATTGGAACTCAGTGTCTCACATGCCTCCTCCTACCACTTCCCAGGGTGCGAGTATCTCAAAAG GCTGGGTGAGGTGCAGTACCACCATCAAGAAGAGCAGTGTTGGAGGCCTCACAATGCTCTTCGCTGGCTACTTCATCCTGTGTTGTAGTTGGAGCTTCAAGCAAATGAGTAAGCCGTCATCATCGGTAGCTTAA